In Blattabacterium cuenoti, the following proteins share a genomic window:
- the gcvP gene encoding aminomethyl-transferring glycine dehydrogenase has product MKVNYVRKKKFYYRHIGPSYDDIKKMLKILHCSSITDLIKKTIPKEILSKKKLNVPNSISEYQYLNHIYRIGKKNKIFRSYIGLGYKNTITPSVIQKNILENPNWYTPYTPYQSEISQGRLEALINFQTMISDLTGMKISNASMLDEATASSDAMFMIYQEKIRTKKIKIEDNPYVFVSNEMFPQTIAVLKTRCFGLGINMICDTHEKIFQYYKKNIFCLLIPYPSCLGEINDFGKTIEYTKKNNISVIVSADLLSLSLLKPPGEWGADVVVGSSQSFGVPMGYGGPHAAFFSTNEKYKRFIPGRIIGISIDKENNQAFRMSLQTREQHIKREKATSNICTSQVLPAIMASMYALYHGEKGLKYIANYIHTNTKKLETLLVNNIKNIFQINRFYFDTIRIKVESTYLKKLKEIANKKKINFRYIDDNHLTITIDETTDQKDLNHILSTFSEAENKKKYKKINDKTIIFDRIPSSLIRASSFLKNKIFHKFYSEHEITRYIKRLEKKDISLTQSMIPLGSCTMKLNACTELSTLSQYEWRNIHPFSPKEQAKGYFFIIKNLKKYLKEITGFDGISLQPNSGAQGEYAGLMVIKNYQNSSRKYKKNKRNIALIPSSSHGTNPASANMAGMKVLTIATKNDGSIDEMDLLKKAKENKESLSVLMITYPSTHGVYENHIRKIIDIVHENGGQVYMDGANMNAQVGLIKPLDLGVDVCHLNLHKTFAIPHGGGGPGMGPICVASHLKPFLPNHPFLENKKEKNLTISSSQYGSSLILTISYAYIRLLGPNGLKKCTEISILNANYIKEKLKKYYKILYVGKNNMVAHEFIIDCRDFKSIGIGVIDIAKRMIDYGYHAPTISFPVEGCMMIEPTESESKEELDRFIDTLISIRKEIQEIENGIFSKEENVLVNAPHSIGILTKNEWNYSYSREKAAYPLSWVKERKFWAPVSRINDGYGDRNFICTCI; this is encoded by the coding sequence ATGAAAGTGAATTACGTGAGAAAAAAAAAATTCTATTATAGACATATTGGACCATCTTATGATGATATAAAAAAAATGTTGAAAATTTTACATTGTTCATCAATTACAGATTTAATAAAAAAAACAATTCCTAAAGAAATACTTTCTAAAAAAAAATTAAATGTTCCAAATTCTATTTCTGAATATCAATATTTAAATCATATCTATAGAATAGGTAAAAAAAATAAAATTTTTCGTTCTTATATAGGGTTAGGATACAAAAATACTATAACGCCAAGTGTTATTCAAAAAAATATCTTAGAAAATCCAAATTGGTACACTCCTTATACTCCATATCAATCTGAAATATCTCAAGGACGTTTAGAAGCATTAATAAACTTTCAAACAATGATTTCAGATTTAACTGGAATGAAAATAAGTAATGCATCTATGCTTGATGAAGCTACAGCATCATCTGATGCTATGTTTATGATTTATCAAGAAAAAATAAGAACTAAAAAAATAAAAATAGAAGATAATCCTTATGTTTTTGTTTCAAATGAAATGTTCCCACAAACTATAGCTGTACTAAAAACAAGATGTTTTGGACTTGGAATTAACATGATATGTGATACTCATGAGAAGATATTTCAATATTATAAAAAAAATATATTCTGTTTATTAATACCTTATCCTTCTTGTTTAGGAGAAATTAATGATTTTGGTAAAACAATTGAATATACAAAAAAAAATAATATATCGGTAATAGTATCTGCTGATTTGTTGTCCCTTTCTTTATTAAAACCACCAGGAGAATGGGGAGCAGATGTTGTTGTGGGATCTAGTCAATCTTTTGGTGTTCCTATGGGATATGGGGGGCCTCATGCTGCTTTCTTTTCTACTAATGAAAAGTATAAACGATTTATTCCAGGAAGAATTATAGGAATATCTATAGATAAAGAAAATAATCAGGCGTTTAGAATGTCTTTACAGACTAGAGAACAACATATAAAAAGAGAAAAAGCAACTTCTAACATTTGTACTTCGCAAGTATTACCAGCTATAATGGCTTCTATGTATGCTTTATATCATGGAGAAAAAGGATTAAAATATATAGCAAATTACATTCATACAAATACTAAGAAATTAGAAACACTATTAGTAAATAATATAAAAAATATTTTTCAGATAAATAGATTTTATTTTGATACCATTCGTATTAAAGTTGAATCAACATATTTAAAAAAGTTAAAAGAAATAGCAAATAAAAAAAAAATAAATTTTAGATACATAGATGATAACCACTTAACTATTACTATTGATGAAACAACAGATCAAAAAGATCTTAATCACATACTTTCTACATTTTCTGAAGCAGAAAATAAAAAAAAATACAAAAAAATAAATGACAAAACTATTATTTTCGATAGAATTCCTTCCTCTTTAATAAGAGCTTCTAGTTTTTTGAAAAACAAAATATTTCATAAGTTTTATTCAGAACATGAAATTACACGATATATTAAAAGGTTAGAAAAAAAAGATATTTCATTAACTCAATCAATGATTCCATTAGGATCATGTACTATGAAACTAAATGCTTGTACGGAACTTTCTACTTTAAGCCAATATGAATGGAGAAATATTCATCCATTTTCTCCAAAAGAACAAGCAAAAGGCTATTTTTTTATAATTAAAAACTTGAAAAAATATTTAAAGGAAATAACAGGTTTTGATGGAATTTCCTTACAACCAAATTCTGGAGCACAAGGAGAATATGCTGGACTTATGGTAATAAAAAATTATCAAAATTCATCAAGAAAATATAAAAAAAATAAAAGGAACATCGCTCTAATTCCTTCTTCTTCTCATGGAACTAATCCTGCATCAGCAAATATGGCGGGGATGAAAGTACTTACAATAGCAACAAAAAATGATGGATCTATTGATGAAATGGATTTGCTAAAAAAAGCAAAAGAAAACAAAGAATCATTATCTGTTTTAATGATAACATATCCATCTACTCACGGAGTATATGAAAATCATATAAGAAAAATAATAGACATTGTTCATGAAAATGGAGGGCAAGTGTATATGGATGGTGCGAATATGAATGCTCAAGTAGGTTTAATTAAACCTTTAGATTTAGGAGTAGATGTATGTCATTTAAATCTTCATAAAACTTTTGCTATTCCACATGGAGGAGGTGGGCCAGGTATGGGTCCAATTTGTGTAGCATCTCATTTAAAACCATTTTTACCTAATCATCCATTTTTAGAAAATAAAAAAGAAAAAAATTTAACTATTTCTTCCTCTCAATATGGATCTTCTTTAATTTTAACAATATCTTATGCATACATTCGTTTACTAGGACCGAATGGTCTTAAGAAATGTACAGAAATATCTATTTTAAATGCTAATTATATAAAAGAAAAATTAAAAAAATATTATAAAATTTTATATGTAGGTAAAAATAATATGGTAGCACATGAATTTATCATAGATTGTAGAGATTTTAAATCCATAGGTATAGGAGTTATAGATATAGCAAAAAGAATGATAGATTATGGATATCACGCTCCTACCATCTCTTTTCCTGTAGAAGGATGTATGATGATAGAGCCTACAGAAAGTGAATCTAAAGAGGAATTAGATAGATTTATTGATACTCTTATATCTATCCGAAAAGAAATTCAAGAAATTGAGAATGGAATTTTTTCTAAAGAAGAAAATGTTTTAGTAAATGCTCCACATAGTATAGGTATTTTAACTAAAAATGAGTGGAATTATTCTTATAGTAGAGAAAAAGCGGCTTATCCACTAAGTTGGGTAAAAGAAAGAAAATTTTGGGCCCCAGTTAGTCGTATAAATGATGGATATGGAGATAGAAATTTTATATGCACATGTATTTAA
- the tsaD gene encoding tRNA (adenosine(37)-N6)-threonylcarbamoyltransferase complex transferase subunit TsaD, which yields MKKDPIIMGIESSCDETAVSVIQNRKILSDIIIQQRIHNKYGGVVPELASRLHDKNIVKAVNRAILLARINMNQIDAVSFTLGPGMIGSLLIGASFAKSFSMGLQIPLLGVNHIQAHILSHFISDANMNYSHPKFPFISLVISGGHTQIVKINEFFHMETLGTTLDDSVGETFDKIARMLGFSYPGGPIIEHFSKNGYDKRFSFSKPLVKGLNFSFSGFKNHILQFIRNNLKKDPLFVKKNLHDLCASIQRCISDILLEKVKKATQENNIFRVTLVGGVSANSEIRKIFTSFAKKEKWEVFLLKKKYTTDNGSMIAITGVLKYERNLFDSIHVTPYAKFKNF from the coding sequence ATGAAAAAAGATCCTATTATTATGGGGATAGAGTCATCATGTGATGAAACTGCAGTTTCTGTTATTCAAAATAGAAAAATTTTATCTGATATTATTATTCAACAAAGAATCCATAATAAATATGGAGGTGTAGTTCCTGAATTAGCTTCTAGATTACACGATAAAAATATTGTAAAAGCAGTTAATAGGGCGATCTTATTAGCCAGAATAAATATGAATCAAATAGATGCAGTTTCTTTTACTTTAGGACCAGGAATGATAGGTTCTTTATTAATAGGGGCGTCATTTGCAAAGTCATTTTCAATGGGACTACAAATACCTTTATTAGGAGTTAATCATATACAAGCGCATATACTTTCTCATTTTATAAGTGATGCAAATATGAATTATAGTCATCCAAAATTTCCATTTATATCTTTAGTTATAAGTGGAGGACATACTCAAATAGTAAAAATTAATGAATTTTTTCATATGGAAACATTAGGGACTACTTTAGATGATTCTGTAGGTGAAACTTTTGATAAAATTGCTAGAATGTTAGGATTTAGTTATCCTGGAGGGCCTATAATAGAACATTTTTCAAAAAATGGATATGATAAAAGATTTTCATTCTCAAAACCTTTAGTAAAAGGACTAAATTTTAGTTTTAGTGGGTTTAAAAATCATATTTTACAATTTATTAGAAATAATTTAAAAAAAGATCCACTTTTTGTGAAAAAAAATTTACATGATTTATGTGCATCTATACAAAGATGTATATCAGATATTCTTTTAGAAAAAGTAAAAAAAGCCACTCAAGAAAATAATATTTTCAGAGTAACTTTAGTAGGTGGAGTTTCTGCTAACTCAGAAATCAGAAAAATTTTTACGTCTTTTGCAAAGAAGGAAAAATGGGAGGTGTTTCTTTTAAAAAAGAAATATACTACAGATAATGGATCAATGATAGCAATAACAGGAGTTCTTAAGTATGAAAGAAATTTGTTTGATTCTATTCATGTTACTCCATATGCAAAATTCAAAAATTTTTAG
- a CDS encoding Lrp/AsnC family transcriptional regulator, which yields MILRYNTDEIDNTIVKKLNINARTPYTEISKQISKEIKPLSVGTVHVRVKKLEDAGIIKGSTLIIGYESLGFHLIAFVGILSDSRESKLVKEELKKIPNIVQLYITSGKYNLFCRIIAKDPSDARDVISKIGEIKGVLRTESTICLEESINDENRLLSNILQKHQSLKN from the coding sequence ATGATTCTAAGATATAATACAGACGAAATAGATAATACTATTGTTAAAAAATTAAATATAAATGCTAGAACTCCATATACTGAAATAAGTAAACAAATAAGTAAAGAAATTAAACCTCTATCAGTTGGTACTGTTCATGTTAGAGTAAAAAAATTAGAAGATGCAGGAATAATAAAAGGAAGCACCTTAATTATCGGATATGAATCCTTGGGGTTTCATTTAATAGCATTTGTAGGAATTTTATCAGATTCTAGAGAATCTAAATTAGTAAAGGAAGAATTAAAAAAAATACCCAATATAGTTCAATTATATATTACTTCTGGTAAGTATAATCTTTTTTGTAGAATTATTGCTAAAGATCCTTCAGATGCTAGAGATGTTATTTCTAAAATAGGAGAAATTAAAGGTGTACTTAGAACTGAATCTACTATTTGTTTAGAAGAAAGTATTAATGATGAAAATAGATTATTGTCTAATATTTTACAAAAACACCAATCATTAAAAAATTAA
- a CDS encoding HD family phosphohydrolase translates to MANFFKFLYKNIASKILVSIVVVLLLTFFFPKKDIFKYEFYNGKTWSYGDLFSPFNFFVPKSKRDINLEIKYLKINQEFFFSKNEEISKKIKKIIKNNSFLRNKKNKYYCKISNNLLNIIYKYGYLENKNFAKNNNINNIFLLKKENKPIEISYKKVFTYKKVNDLIEKSFSNKNKEEKIKNFLKKIITPNLFYNQKYTEDYFNNKIKNINKIKFYFVKGKNIIKKNEIINENKFHILSFFRKEYEKKIWNKKKTYHQMIGYFLMISIIFSIFLLYLFYFQNKIFHNDREFNFLIISIFFTSIITVLTLKYDSKILYIIPFCILPISVRVFFNFDLSIIIHLTTILLLSLITPNSLEFILLEIVTGFLVLLTNKNIYKMENLFIAVGKIIVTYIITFISITLIREGTLENISLKTFYLFFFSGILTLFVHPLIFLFEKLLNLTSDISLLELSDTNTPILRLLSQKAPGTLQHVLTVANIAEEAAVAIGANSLLVKIGAIYHDIGKIKNPVFFTENQYNLLNPHEKLNPIESANIILGHVSIGIELAKKYHLPNSITDFIKTHHGNSIIHFFYEKQKKINPKIDKKKFQYPGPKPFSKETAIVMISDSIEAASKSIKNPSNEDLEKLVENIVDKQKKENQFSDSDITLKEIERIKKVIKDKLISIYHTRIEYPNN, encoded by the coding sequence ATGGCTAACTTCTTTAAATTTTTATATAAAAATATTGCATCTAAGATTTTAGTTTCAATTGTTGTAGTTTTATTATTAACGTTTTTTTTTCCAAAAAAAGATATTTTTAAATATGAATTTTACAATGGAAAAACTTGGTCTTATGGAGATTTATTTTCTCCATTTAATTTTTTTGTTCCAAAAAGTAAAAGGGATATTAATTTGGAAATTAAATATCTTAAAATCAATCAAGAATTTTTTTTTAGTAAAAATGAAGAAATATCTAAGAAAATAAAAAAAATTATCAAAAATAATTCCTTTTTAAGAAATAAAAAAAATAAATATTACTGTAAAATAAGTAATAATCTGTTAAATATTATTTATAAATATGGATATTTAGAAAACAAAAACTTTGCAAAAAATAATAATATAAACAACATATTTCTTTTAAAAAAAGAAAACAAACCAATAGAAATTTCATACAAAAAAGTTTTCACTTATAAAAAAGTAAATGATCTTATTGAAAAAAGTTTCTCTAATAAAAATAAAGAAGAAAAAATAAAAAATTTTTTAAAAAAAATTATTACTCCAAATCTCTTTTACAATCAAAAATATACAGAAGATTATTTTAATAATAAAATTAAAAATATTAATAAAATAAAATTCTATTTTGTAAAGGGAAAAAATATAATAAAAAAAAACGAGATAATAAATGAAAATAAATTCCATATTTTATCTTTCTTTAGAAAAGAATATGAAAAAAAAATATGGAATAAAAAGAAAACCTATCATCAAATGATAGGTTATTTTTTAATGATAAGCATTATATTTTCGATATTTTTATTGTATTTATTTTACTTTCAAAATAAAATATTTCATAATGATAGAGAATTTAATTTTTTAATAATTAGTATATTTTTTACATCAATCATAACAGTATTAACGCTGAAATATGATTCTAAAATATTATATATAATTCCTTTTTGTATTTTACCTATAAGTGTTCGCGTTTTTTTTAATTTTGATCTGAGCATTATTATTCATTTAACAACTATTTTATTACTATCCTTAATTACACCAAATAGTTTAGAATTTATTCTTCTCGAAATTGTTACAGGATTTCTGGTTTTATTAACGAACAAAAATATTTATAAAATGGAAAATTTGTTTATTGCTGTAGGAAAAATAATAGTTACCTATATAATAACTTTTATTTCGATTACATTGATTCGTGAAGGAACTCTAGAAAATATATCATTAAAAACTTTTTATTTATTTTTTTTTAGTGGAATTTTAACATTATTTGTTCATCCATTAATATTTCTTTTTGAAAAATTGTTGAATCTTACTTCAGATATTTCTTTATTAGAATTGTCGGACACTAATACACCTATACTTAGATTATTATCTCAAAAGGCTCCAGGAACACTACAACATGTTCTTACTGTAGCTAATATAGCCGAAGAAGCTGCAGTAGCTATTGGAGCTAATTCTTTACTAGTAAAGATAGGAGCAATATATCATGATATAGGAAAAATTAAAAATCCAGTATTCTTTACTGAGAATCAGTATAATTTACTAAATCCACATGAAAAATTAAACCCTATAGAAAGTGCTAATATTATATTAGGACATGTATCAATTGGAATAGAATTAGCTAAAAAATATCATTTACCTAATTCTATTACAGATTTTATAAAAACTCATCATGGAAATAGTATCATTCATTTTTTTTATGAAAAACAAAAAAAAATTAATCCAAAAATAGATAAAAAAAAATTTCAATATCCAGGACCTAAACCTTTTTCAAAAGAGACTGCTATTGTAATGATATCAGATTCTATAGAAGCCGCTTCAAAAAGCATAAAAAATCCATCTAACGAAGACTTGGAAAAATTAGTAGAAAATATTGTAGATAAACAAAAAAAAGAAAATCAGTTTTCTGATTCAGATATAACTTTGAAAGAAATAGAAAGAATAAAAAAAGTCATTAAAGATAAATTAATAAGTATATATCATACTAGAATAGAATATCCTAATAATTAA
- the clpP gene encoding ATP-dependent Clp endopeptidase proteolytic subunit ClpP, with amino-acid sequence MYFYKKSYKKSEEFINYAVKHKNINRLLLNDYIKYMTPYIVEERKLNIAQMDVFSRLMMDRVIFLGTPIEDQIANIVQAQLLFLQSVDSLKDIQIYINSPGGDVCSGLGIYDTMQIVEPNVCTICTGMAASMAAIILCSGAKNKRSALKHSRIMIHQPIGGTQGQASDIEITAREILKLKKELYEIISNHSGASIKKVEKDSDRDYWMTSEEAKEYGMIDEILKGKN; translated from the coding sequence ATGTATTTTTATAAAAAATCATATAAAAAATCAGAAGAGTTTATTAATTATGCTGTTAAACATAAAAATATTAATCGTTTATTATTAAACGATTATATTAAATATATGACTCCTTATATTGTAGAAGAAAGAAAACTAAATATAGCACAAATGGATGTTTTTTCTCGTTTGATGATGGACCGTGTTATTTTTTTAGGTACTCCTATAGAAGATCAAATAGCTAATATAGTACAAGCTCAACTTTTGTTTTTACAGTCTGTAGATTCTTTAAAAGATATACAAATATATATAAATTCACCGGGAGGTGATGTTTGTTCCGGTTTAGGGATATATGATACAATGCAGATTGTAGAACCTAATGTCTGTACTATTTGTACAGGTATGGCGGCTTCAATGGCTGCTATTATTTTATGTTCTGGAGCAAAAAATAAAAGATCTGCATTAAAACATTCTAGAATTATGATTCATCAACCTATAGGTGGAACTCAAGGTCAAGCATCAGATATTGAAATAACAGCTCGTGAAATTTTAAAGCTAAAAAAAGAACTTTACGAAATCATTTCGAATCATTCTGGTGCTTCTATAAAAAAAGTAGAAAAAGATTCAGATAGAGACTATTGGATGACTTCTGAAGAAGCTAAAGAATATGGAATGATTGATGAAATATTAAAAGGTAAAAATTAA
- a CDS encoding lipopolysaccharide biosynthesis protein: MYKKLAIQTIIYSIGLIFPKIVNYFFLKIFTEFLKREEFSLYTDMYSLSFLIIGFLSLGLENTYFRFIYKKNYNKKVIFSTGIIMQLLITSIFFIISTFLIKEISDISGYKNHPEYLSMFFLIIFFDTICILPMAWLRVNNKAIYYASVNVINILIQSFFIIYMFYCYKNNLFCYKSYFYVFNFVNSITDKTGSIFFSNVISSVTNLFLVFPIFLKEVRIKKFNKILAKKMLNYGIPIMLGTIAFSINENMDKVLIKRWISDEINGAYSACYKIASFMSLYVRIFRLGVEPFFFKKSLDSNARYYYEEITYIFILLGLIFYVLICGNLSIFMKLLIDKKYHIAISIIPIIMMGNLFLGIYNNLSISYKIIDKPIIGTYISLIGVLITFLFNIIFIINISNKNFMIPAWGTFTSYGCMLFTLFIWGKGNLLNFCIKKTKNIIFYFIFSIFLVFITNKNKLELNIILQFLYFLTIFFLEKRRFINLIKIK; the protein is encoded by the coding sequence TTGTACAAAAAACTAGCAATACAAACAATCATTTATTCTATAGGATTAATTTTTCCAAAAATTGTTAATTATTTTTTTTTAAAAATTTTTACTGAATTTTTAAAAAGAGAAGAATTTTCTCTTTATACAGATATGTATTCTTTATCTTTTTTAATTATAGGATTTCTTTCTTTAGGATTAGAAAATACTTATTTTAGATTTATATATAAAAAAAATTATAATAAAAAAGTTATATTTTCTACAGGAATAATAATGCAATTATTAATTACTTCTATTTTCTTTATTATTTCTACTTTTTTAATAAAAGAGATATCAGATATTTCTGGGTACAAAAATCATCCAGAATATCTTTCTATGTTTTTTTTAATTATATTTTTTGATACAATATGTATACTGCCTATGGCTTGGTTGCGTGTAAATAATAAAGCTATATATTATGCAAGTGTAAATGTGATAAATATATTAATACAATCTTTTTTTATAATATATATGTTTTATTGCTATAAAAACAACTTATTCTGTTATAAAAGTTATTTTTATGTTTTTAATTTCGTTAATTCTATTACAGATAAAACAGGTTCTATATTTTTTTCTAATGTTATTTCATCTGTAACTAATTTATTTTTAGTTTTTCCTATTTTTCTTAAAGAAGTAAGAATAAAAAAATTTAATAAAATTCTTGCAAAAAAAATGTTAAATTATGGAATCCCTATCATGCTTGGAACCATTGCATTTTCCATAAATGAAAATATGGATAAAGTTCTTATTAAGAGGTGGATTTCTGATGAAATTAATGGAGCATATTCTGCTTGTTATAAAATTGCATCTTTTATGAGTTTATATGTAAGAATTTTTAGGTTAGGGGTTGAACCTTTTTTTTTTAAAAAATCTCTAGATTCTAATGCTAGATATTATTATGAAGAAATAACTTATATATTTATTTTATTAGGACTAATTTTTTATGTATTAATATGTGGAAATCTATCTATTTTTATGAAATTATTAATAGATAAAAAATATCATATTGCAATTTCTATTATTCCCATAATAATGATGGGGAATCTTTTTCTTGGTATTTATAATAACTTATCTATATCTTATAAAATTATAGATAAACCGATTATTGGAACTTATATATCCTTAATAGGGGTTTTAATTACTTTTTTATTTAATATAATTTTTATTATTAATATTTCTAATAAAAATTTTATGATTCCTGCGTGGGGAACTTTTACATCTTATGGATGTATGTTATTTACTTTATTTATTTGGGGAAAAGGAAATCTTCTAAATTTTTGCATAAAAAAAACAAAAAATATCATATTTTATTTTATATTTTCAATTTTTTTAGTATTTATTACTAATAAAAATAAACTTGAATTAAATATTATTTTACAATTTTTATATTTTTTAACTATTTTTTTCTTAGAAAAAAGAAGATTCATTAATTTAATTAAAATTAAATAA
- a CDS encoding dUTP diphosphatase: protein MILKANIEQSIFINFLERKLIPTDLFFKFPKKGKYFFLLKKEFIQAISTVHIIKKNERFDENQNTLNNNIQIIIINPFYKTIIINPNDSLAKIDLFKIIDEIKWKECSTINSSIRGVDSFGSTGIL, encoded by the coding sequence GTGATTTTAAAGGCAAATATCGAACAATCTATTTTTATTAATTTTTTGGAGAGGAAACTAATACCAACAGATTTATTTTTTAAATTTCCTAAAAAAGGAAAATATTTTTTTTTATTAAAAAAAGAATTTATACAGGCTATTTCTACAGTTCATATTATTAAAAAAAATGAAAGATTTGATGAAAATCAGAATACACTTAATAATAATATTCAAATTATTATAATAAATCCATTTTATAAAACAATCATTATTAATCCAAATGATAGTTTAGCAAAAATAGATTTATTTAAAATAATAGATGAAATTAAATGGAAAGAATGTTCTACTATAAATTCAAGTATCAGAGGAGTTGATAGTTTTGGAAGTACTGGAATATTATAA
- a CDS encoding sugar phosphate nucleotidyltransferase, which translates to MKIIIPMAGKGSRLHPHTLKIPKPFIPIAGKTILKRLLESLSKLIKIFSINEIVFIIGKNNNEYFNIEKNLINLSNDIGINPIIYYQKNPLGTADALLKAKNSLVGPIIIIFSDTLFYNKNFENELNRKYEYDNIIWTKKINNPNLFGVVKCNSLGLITHFIEKPNNYISNLAIIGIYYFKNGLLLKKELESILYKDEQGEYQLTSVLENMRKKGTNFFSKEVNEWMDFGCKKTVISSNSKILSIEYSKKNNKLIHKKSIIKNSLIINPCYIDENTIIKDSIIGPYVSIGKFTKINNSNIKESIIFDNTKINFAILRNSIIGNYCSYIEKEKEINLGDYSKL; encoded by the coding sequence ATGAAAATTATAATACCTATGGCTGGAAAAGGATCACGTCTTCATCCTCATACTCTGAAAATACCAAAACCATTTATTCCAATAGCAGGAAAAACAATTTTAAAAAGATTATTAGAAAGTCTATCAAAACTTATTAAAATATTTTCTATTAATGAAATAGTGTTTATCATAGGAAAAAATAATAATGAATATTTTAATATTGAAAAGAATTTGATAAATTTATCAAATGATATAGGAATTAATCCAATAATATATTATCAAAAAAATCCATTAGGAACTGCAGATGCTTTGTTAAAAGCAAAAAATTCTTTAGTAGGACCAATAATTATTATTTTTTCTGATACGTTATTTTATAATAAGAATTTTGAAAACGAATTAAATAGAAAATATGAATATGATAATATTATATGGACAAAAAAAATTAATAATCCAAATCTTTTTGGTGTAGTTAAGTGTAATTCTTTAGGATTAATTACTCACTTTATAGAAAAACCAAATAATTATATTTCTAATCTAGCAATTATTGGCATATATTATTTCAAAAATGGTCTTCTTTTAAAAAAAGAATTAGAATCTATATTATATAAAGATGAACAAGGAGAGTATCAATTAACATCAGTTTTAGAAAATATGAGAAAAAAAGGAACAAATTTTTTTAGTAAAGAGGTAAATGAATGGATGGATTTTGGTTGTAAAAAAACTGTTATATCTTCTAATTCAAAAATATTATCTATTGAATACTCTAAAAAAAATAATAAACTGATTCATAAAAAATCTATTATAAAAAATAGTTTAATTATAAACCCTTGTTATATAGATGAAAATACAATAATAAAAGATAGTATTATAGGACCTTATGTCTCAATAGGAAAGTTTACAAAAATAAATAATAGTAATATAAAAGAATCTATTATTTTTGATAATACGAAAATAAATTTCGCAATATTACGAAATTCTATAATAGGAAATTATTGTTCTTATATAGAAAAAGAAAAAGAAATTAATTTAGGTGACTATTCTAAATTATGA
- the tatA gene encoding twin-arginine translocase TatA/TatE family subunit: protein MNFISFFIMFLGTFGTTEIVVIVLLALLLFGGKKIPELMRGLGTGLKEFKKASEEKSSESEKE, encoded by the coding sequence ATGAATTTCATTTCTTTTTTTATTATGTTTCTTGGGACTTTTGGTACTACGGAAATAGTAGTTATTGTTCTTCTTGCTCTACTACTATTTGGAGGAAAGAAGATACCAGAATTAATGAGAGGTTTAGGTACAGGATTAAAAGAATTTAAAAAAGCATCTGAAGAAAAAAGCTCGGAATCTGAAAAAGAATAA